CGGCGCTGGTATCAGCCCGGCAACGCGACGCTGGTGGTGGTCGGGGACGTCGAGCCGGCGCGGGTGTTCTCGCTGGCCCGGCGCTATTTCGGTGGCTTGCCGGGCGGCACCGTGACGCCCCCGAAGCGACAAATGGAGCCGCTGCAGCGCGGCGAGCGGCGCCTGGAACTGAAGGCCCCCGCCGAGGTGCCCTACCTCATCATGGGCTACCACGCGCCGGCGGCCACCGCCGATGCCGCCGACTGGGAGCCGTATGCGCTGGAGGTGCTGGCCGGCGTGCTGGACGGCGGCGAGAGCGCGCGTCTGGCCAGTCAAGTGCGGCGCGGGCAGGAAATCGCGGCCAGCGCCGGGGCCGGCTATCGGTCCTTCCAGCGCGCGCCGGGTCTGTTCCTGCTGGAAGGCACGCCGGCCCAGGGCCACACGGTCGAGGAACTGGAACAGGCGCTGCGGGCGCAGATCCGCATGCTGACCCAACAACCCGTGGCCGCCGACGAGCTGGAGCGGGTCAAGGCGCAGGTGGTGGCGGCCGAGGTCTACCAGCGCGATTCGGTGTTCTACCAGGCCATGCGCATCGGCTTGCTGGAGACCATCGGTCTGGGCTGGCGGGTCGGCGAGGACTACGCGGCGCGCATCCGCGCCATCACGCCCGAGCAGGTGCAGCAGGTAGCGCTGCGCTATCTGGGCGAGGACAAGCTCACGGTCGGCGTGCTGCGCCCGCAGCCGGGCGCCCTGCCCAAGCGCACGAACAAGGTTCCCGGAGGTCGTCATGACATCGGTGGTTGAGGTGGGCCGCGCAGGCCAGGGCCGCAGCGCCTGGCCGCGCCAATGCGAGCGGACGCGCGCAACGGCCTTGCTCACAGTGGCGGCGGCGTTCCTCGGCAGCCTCCTGAGCCTGCAGGCCGGCGCCATTCCGGCCATCGAAACCTGGACCACCGGCAACGGCGCCCGGGTGCTGCTGGTCAGCACGCCCGACCTGCCGATGGTGGATGTGCGCGTGGCCTTCGATGCCGGCGCGGCGCGTGACGAGGCCACGCCTGGTCTCGCCCGCTTCACCAGCGGCCTGCTGTTCGACGGCGCCGCCGGCCTGGACGCGCAGGCCATCGCGAGCGGTTTCGAGGGGCTGGGCGCCCAGTACGGGGCGCAGGCCGAGCGCGACATGGCCGTCGTGTCACTGCGCTCGCTGAGCGATCGGCCGCTGCTGGACCCGGCAGTCGACCTGCTGGCGAGGATTCTGGCCGGCCCCGAGTTCCCGCAGGATGCCGTCGCCCGTGGCCAGCGCACGCTGGAAGTGGCCCTGGCGCAGGAGCGCGAGCAACCGGCGCAGATCGCCAGCCGGGCCTTCTACCAGGCCGCCTATCGCGCCCACCCCTACGCCGGCTGGCCGGACGGCGAACCGGAAGCCCTGCCGCTGCTCACGCGCGACGCCGCGCAGGCCTTCCACCGCCGCTACTACGTGGCGCGCAACGCGGTGGTGGCACTGGTCGGCGATCTTGACCGGGCAGCCGCACAGGCGCTGGTCGAGCGGCTGCTGGCCGGCCTGCCCTCCGGCGAGCCGGCGCCGGCCCTGACCTCGGTGCTGCCGCTGGCGCAGGCGGTCAACGAGCGCATCCGCCACCCGGCGGCCCAGACGCACATCCTGCTCGGCGCGCCGGTGCTCGCGCGGGACGATCCGGACTACTTCCCGCTGGTGGTCGGCAACCACGTGCTGGGCGGTGCGGGCCTGGTGTCGCGGGTCAGCAACGTCATCCGCGAGCAGCGTGGCCTGGCCTACAGCGCCTACAGCTACTTCATGCCGATGCGCCAGGCGGGTCCGTTCCTGATGGGCCTGCAGACGCGCGGCGATCAGGCCGGCGAGGCAACTGCCCTGCTGCGCCAGACGCTCGACGAATTCATCGCCGAGGGGCCGACCGCGGCCGAACTGCAGGCCGCGCAGCGCAATCTGTCGGGCGGCTTTCCGCTGCGCCTGGACAGCAACAAGGAAATCGTCGAATACCTGGCCATGCTCGGCTTCTACGGCCTGCCGCTGGACTGGCTGGACCGCTACGTCGAGCGCGTCAACGCGGTCACCGTGGCGCAGGTGCGAGACGCCTTCGAGCGGCGCATCGACCCCGAAAGGCTGGTGCTGATCCGCGTCGGCGGCGACGCCGGCCCGACCGGTCAGTGAGCGCACCGCGCAACGAGGTGCGCATCATCGGCGGCCAGTGGCGCGGCCGGCGGCTGCGCTTTCCGCCCGACACCGGCATCCGCCCGACGCCGGACCGCGTGCGCGAGACGCTGTTCAACTGGCTGCAGGGCAGCATCGACGGTGCGCGCTGTCTGGATCTGTTCGCCGGCAGCGGGGCGCTGGGTATCGAGGCGCTGTCGCGCGGCGCCGACAGCGTGCTGCTGGTGGAGCGCGATCCGCGGGTCGCCGCCTACCTGCAGGCCACACTGACGCAGCTGAGTGCCCGCGGCGGCGAGGTGCGCAGGGTCGATGCGCAAAGCTTTCTGCGCACGGCCGGGCGGCGTTTCGATCTGGTGTTCCTGGACCCGCCGTTCGCCGAGGGCGCTCTGGCGCCGCTGCTGGCGACGCTGGCCGGCAGTGGCCAGCTGGCGCCCGGCGCGCTGGTCTACATCGAACATGCGGCCCGGGACGGACTGCCGGCCCTGCCGGCCGGGCTCACACCCTGGCGCAGCAAGCGCGCCGGGGAGGTCGGCTATCATCTTCTGGCGTGGGAGGGCGGCGCCTGAGGCGGCCCCTGCGCGTGCACGCAGTCCGCCACACACTTGGCGGATTCACAGACAACGCAGCCACGGCACGGGGAGCACATGGCAACTGTGGTTTATCCCGGATCGTTCGATCCGATCACCAACGGCCACGCCGACCTCATCCAACGGGCGGCGCGGCTGTTCGGGCAGGTCATCGTCGGCATTGCCCGCAACATCAGCAAACATCCCCTGTTCAGCCTGGACGAGCGCATCGACCTGGTGCGGGCCGCCATCGGCGACCTGCCCAATGTGCGCGTGATGCCGATCGACGGCCTGCTGGTCGATTTCGTCACCAGCCAGAACGCACAGGTCATCCTGCGCGGCCTGCGGGCGGTGTCGGATTTCGAATACGAGTTCCAGCTGGCCACCATGAACCGCCACCTGCGCCCGCAGATCGAGACCATTTTCCTGACCCCGGCCGAGCAGCATTCGTTCATCTCGTCCAGCCTGGTCAAGGAAGTGGCGCGCTTCGGCGGCGACGTGTCGGTGTTTCTGCACCCGACCGTGGCCGCTGCCCTGCGTGAGCGGATTGCCGCGGGCTGAGCGGCCGCCGGCCGGCTGGCCGGTGCGGCCGGCATTGCGCCACATGCTGCTGTGGCTGGCGGTAGCCGCAAGCGCGGTTCCCGGCCTGGCCGGGGCCGCGGGCGAGGCGCCAGCGGACGCAAGCACGCCGGATGCCGCCCTGATCGAGCAACGCCTGGCCGCTGCCCAGGCCGACCAGTCCCTGGCCGAGGCCGATCGGGCTGCCGTAGTGGCCCAGCTGCAGGCGGCCCAGCGCCACCTGCGGGAGGCCGCCGCGCAGCGCGCCGAGCGCGACGCGCTGATCTTGACCGTGCGCTCGGCGCCCGCTCGCATCACCGCCCTGCGCAACCAGCGCGCCACATCTCCCGCGCCGCCATCGGACAGCGCCGACATCGCCAGCCTCGGCTCCGCTCTGGCCGAGGCGCAGGGGGCGCTCGAAGCCGTGCTCGGCGAACAGGACGCGCTCGACCGGCGCGTGCAGGCGCTCACGCAGGCGCCGATCACGCTGCAACCGGAGCTGGCACAGGCACGCGCCGAGCTGCAGGCACTGGACACCCCGGAGACGATTCCGGAAACCGGGGGCGGAGCGCTGTCCGAGGCGCAGGCACTGGCCCGGGCCACCCGGCGCAGCGCGCTGCTGGCCGGCATCGCCTTGCGCGAAGAACAACTGCGCACGGTGGAAATACGGCGCGAGCTGGCACAGGCCGAGCGTGATGCGGCCCAACGCCGGGTCGCGGCGCTTCAGGATTACGTCAGCGCCCTGTCGGCGCGCCTGAGCGCAGCGCGGCAGGCACTGGCGCGTCAGGAACTGGCCGACGCCGAGGCGCTGGTGGAAGGCGCCGCCGACGCCGATCCGCTGATCCGCGAAGCGGCCGCCCAGCAGGCGGCACTGACCCGCGAGCTGGCCAGGGTGCTGCAGGCCGACGACACAACCAGTGCCGCCATCGCGCAGACGCAGACCCGCCAGGGCGAGATCGAGTCCCTGTTTCGAGCGACCCAGGCGCAGCTCGATCTGGCCGAACTGAGCGGCGCCCTGGCGCAGGCACTGCACGATCGGCGCCTGCGCCTGCCGCGCCCGGAGGAATACCGGCGCGAGGCCGCCGCGCGCAACCGCGACATCGGCGAAGCGCGCCTGCGCCAGTTGCGTCTGGGCGAGCAGCGGCGCGAGCTGGGCCTGCCCTACCAGCACGCGGGCGAACTGGTGCAGCAGCGCCAACCGGCGCTCGACGAGGCACAGCGCAGCGCGCTTCGGCAGCAGCTGGGCAGCCTGCTGCGCGCACAGGCCGACCTGATGGGGCGGCTCGACGATGCCTATGCCCGCCGCATCGCCCTGCTCAGCGAGCTTGATCGGCGCCAGCAGCAGCTGCTGCAGGTGGCACAAAGCTACGCCAGCCTGCTCGATCGGCGGCTGCTGTGGACGCCGGACGTGGACCCGCTGGGACCGGCCTGGCTGCGGGCCTGGCCGCTGGCCCTGCGCGAGTTGCTGCAGCCGGCGCGCTGGGCCGAACTGCCGGCGGCGCTGGTCACCGTGCTTGCCACCGGGCCGCTGGCGGCGCTCGGGCTGCTGCTGCCGCTGGTCCTGTTCGCCTTGCGAGGTCGATTGCAGCACCGGCAACAGGCCGATGCCGTGCGCCTGATCGACATTCATCGCGACAGCGCCTGGTTCACGGCACTGGCGCTTGTTTACGCCGCCCTGCGCGTGCTGCCGGGACCGTTGCTGATGTATCTGCTCGGGCGCCTGCTGGCTTCGGACTCACCGGATGCCTCGTTCGCCGATGCCAGCGCAGGCGCGCTGTCGGGCATGGCGCCGGCGGTGTTCGTGCTCGCGTTCATCCGGGAAATTGCCCGCCACGGCGGGCTGCTGGAGGCGCACTACCAGTGGCAGGCCCAGGCACGACAGATTCTGCGCCGGCAGGTGGCGCGCCTGCGCCTGGTGCTGGTGCCGGCCGGCCTGCTGGTGATCTTTAGCGAGCGCCTCGGGCAGGCCGCCACGCGCGCCACCGTCGGGCGGCTGGCCTTCGTCGTGTTCTCGGCGGCGCTGGCGGCGTTCCTGTGGCGCACGCTGCATCCGCAGCGGGGCGCCCCGGCCGCGTACCTGGCGTCGCGGCAAAGCGGCTGGCTGTGGCGCTGGCGCCGGGTGTGGCATCCGCTGGCGGCGGTCAGCCCCTTGCTGCCGGCAGGGCTCGCCATGCTCGGTTTCTATTACGCAGCCCTGCAGCTGCAGGGGCGGGCGATGCAGACCGGCTGGTGGCTGCTCGGACTGCTGCTGGTCTATTACCTGGTGCTGCGCGCACTGGCGGTGGCGCAGCGGCGCCTGCGCCTGAAGCAGGCCCTGGGCGCAGGGCCGGCAACGGACGGCGAACCGGAACCCGAGGACGCGCTCGACATCGAGGCGGTGGACGAACAGGCGCGCAGCCTGCTGGGTTTTGTCCTGTCGCTGGCCATCGCGGGCGTGCTGCTGTGGGTGTGGGCGGACCTGCTGCCGGCCCTGCAGTCGCTCGACCAGATCGTGCTGTGGCGCTATCGGCTGGGCGGCGAAGCGGGCGCTGCCTCCGGCGTCGTCACGCTGCTGAGCCTGCTGCTGGCGGCCGGCATTGCGGCCGTGACGGTGTTCGCGTCGCGAAACCTGCCAGGGGTGCTGGAAATCGCCGTCCTGCAGCGCCTCGACATGGACGCCGGCGCCCGCTATGCCGCCATTACCGTAACGCGTTACGTCATCGTCACGGTCGGCGCGCTGGTGGCAATAAACCTGCTGGGCGTCGAATGGGCCAAGGCGCAGTGGCTGGTGGCGGCGCTGGGCGTGGGCATCGGCTTTGGCCTGCAGGAGATCATCGCCAACTTCATCTCGGGCCTGATCATCCTGGGCGAGCGGCCGTTTCGGGTCGGCGACATCGTCACCGTGGGCGGCGTCAGCGGCAACGTGGCGCGCATCCGCATCCGCGCCACCACCATCACCGATTTCGACCGCAAGGAGCTGATCGTCCCGAACAAGACCTTCATCACCGAGCAGTTCGTCAACTGGACCCTGTCCGACCAGATACTGCGCGTGGTGGTCAAGGTCGGCATTGCCTACGGTGTCGATACCGCGCAGGCGCAGCAGCTGTTGCTGGGCGTGGTACAGGCCAACCCGCGCCTGATGAGCGATCCGGCGCCGCAGGTACTGTTCACCAGCTTTGGCGACAGCGCTCTCGAATTCGAGGTGCGCGCCTATGTGCGCACGCTGCAGGATTCGGTGCCGGCCCAGCACGAGTTGCACATGGCCATCAACCAGGCGCTGCGCGAGGCCGGCATCGAAATCCCCTTCCCGCAGCGGGACGTGCACCTGCGCAGCGTGTCGGCGCAGGCCGCGCAGGCCATCGGCGGCCGTGCGGATGGCGATCCCGGTGGCGCCTGACAGGCAGCGCGACCGTTGCGGCGGCAAGCCGTTCGCCCGTTTGCATCCGCAAGCTGCGCTGATGAACAATAGCGCAAGCCGAACGGTCGTTCAGACCCGGTGATGCACCAGTCAATTCACGGAGGAATGACCCATGCAGATCGAACAAGGATGGCAACCGTCTGAAATCGAGCGCCTGGTGGATGTCGAGAACGCCACCGCCAGCCGCCTGATCTTCACCGACGAGAACCTGTTTCGCCTCGAGTTGCAGCGCATCTTCACGCGCACCTGGCTGTACATCGGCCACGAGTCGGAAATTCCCAAAAACGGCGACTACGTCACCCGCAAGATGGGCAACGACCCGGTCATCCTGGTGCGCGACAACACCGGTCGCGTGCGCGTGCTGCTGAACAGCTGCACCCACCGCGGCACCCTGGTGTGTCGCACCGA
This Immundisolibacter cernigliae DNA region includes the following protein-coding sequences:
- the coaD gene encoding pantetheine-phosphate adenylyltransferase, whose amino-acid sequence is MATVVYPGSFDPITNGHADLIQRAARLFGQVIVGIARNISKHPLFSLDERIDLVRAAIGDLPNVRVMPIDGLLVDFVTSQNAQVILRGLRAVSDFEYEFQLATMNRHLRPQIETIFLTPAEQHSFISSSLVKEVARFGGDVSVFLHPTVAAALRERIAAG
- the rsmD gene encoding 16S rRNA (guanine(966)-N(2))-methyltransferase RsmD, giving the protein MSAPRNEVRIIGGQWRGRRLRFPPDTGIRPTPDRVRETLFNWLQGSIDGARCLDLFAGSGALGIEALSRGADSVLLVERDPRVAAYLQATLTQLSARGGEVRRVDAQSFLRTAGRRFDLVFLDPPFAEGALAPLLATLAGSGQLAPGALVYIEHAARDGLPALPAGLTPWRSKRAGEVGYHLLAWEGGA
- a CDS encoding M16 family metallopeptidase codes for the protein MKRILSALLLAGAPLYAATPATTAAVSAASGTQEQTLGNGMKVIVREDHRAPVVVTQVWYKVGSSYEPGGLTGASHVLEHMMFKGTERLAPNEFSRIIAENGGEENAFTGSDYTAYFQTLAADRLEVSLRLEADRMRNLRLDAGEFAKEVEVVKEERRLRTDDQPQALLYEQFNATAFLAHPYRNPIIGWEDDLATLTVADLKDWYRRWYQPGNATLVVVGDVEPARVFSLARRYFGGLPGGTVTPPKRQMEPLQRGERRLELKAPAEVPYLIMGYHAPAATADAADWEPYALEVLAGVLDGGESARLASQVRRGQEIAASAGAGYRSFQRAPGLFLLEGTPAQGHTVEELEQALRAQIRMLTQQPVAADELERVKAQVVAAEVYQRDSVFYQAMRIGLLETIGLGWRVGEDYAARIRAITPEQVQQVALRYLGEDKLTVGVLRPQPGALPKRTNKVPGGRHDIGG
- a CDS encoding mechanosensitive ion channel domain-containing protein, giving the protein MSGLPRAERPPAGWPVRPALRHMLLWLAVAASAVPGLAGAAGEAPADASTPDAALIEQRLAAAQADQSLAEADRAAVVAQLQAAQRHLREAAAQRAERDALILTVRSAPARITALRNQRATSPAPPSDSADIASLGSALAEAQGALEAVLGEQDALDRRVQALTQAPITLQPELAQARAELQALDTPETIPETGGGALSEAQALARATRRSALLAGIALREEQLRTVEIRRELAQAERDAAQRRVAALQDYVSALSARLSAARQALARQELADAEALVEGAADADPLIREAAAQQAALTRELARVLQADDTTSAAIAQTQTRQGEIESLFRATQAQLDLAELSGALAQALHDRRLRLPRPEEYRREAAARNRDIGEARLRQLRLGEQRRELGLPYQHAGELVQQRQPALDEAQRSALRQQLGSLLRAQADLMGRLDDAYARRIALLSELDRRQQQLLQVAQSYASLLDRRLLWTPDVDPLGPAWLRAWPLALRELLQPARWAELPAALVTVLATGPLAALGLLLPLVLFALRGRLQHRQQADAVRLIDIHRDSAWFTALALVYAALRVLPGPLLMYLLGRLLASDSPDASFADASAGALSGMAPAVFVLAFIREIARHGGLLEAHYQWQAQARQILRRQVARLRLVLVPAGLLVIFSERLGQAATRATVGRLAFVVFSAALAAFLWRTLHPQRGAPAAYLASRQSGWLWRWRRVWHPLAAVSPLLPAGLAMLGFYYAALQLQGRAMQTGWWLLGLLLVYYLVLRALAVAQRRLRLKQALGAGPATDGEPEPEDALDIEAVDEQARSLLGFVLSLAIAGVLLWVWADLLPALQSLDQIVLWRYRLGGEAGAASGVVTLLSLLLAAGIAAVTVFASRNLPGVLEIAVLQRLDMDAGARYAAITVTRYVIVTVGALVAINLLGVEWAKAQWLVAALGVGIGFGLQEIIANFISGLIILGERPFRVGDIVTVGGVSGNVARIRIRATTITDFDRKELIVPNKTFITEQFVNWTLSDQILRVVVKVGIAYGVDTAQAQQLLLGVVQANPRLMSDPAPQVLFTSFGDSALEFEVRAYVRTLQDSVPAQHELHMAINQALREAGIEIPFPQRDVHLRSVSAQAAQAIGGRADGDPGGA
- a CDS encoding M16 family metallopeptidase, whose translation is MTSVVEVGRAGQGRSAWPRQCERTRATALLTVAAAFLGSLLSLQAGAIPAIETWTTGNGARVLLVSTPDLPMVDVRVAFDAGAARDEATPGLARFTSGLLFDGAAGLDAQAIASGFEGLGAQYGAQAERDMAVVSLRSLSDRPLLDPAVDLLARILAGPEFPQDAVARGQRTLEVALAQEREQPAQIASRAFYQAAYRAHPYAGWPDGEPEALPLLTRDAAQAFHRRYYVARNAVVALVGDLDRAAAQALVERLLAGLPSGEPAPALTSVLPLAQAVNERIRHPAAQTHILLGAPVLARDDPDYFPLVVGNHVLGGAGLVSRVSNVIREQRGLAYSAYSYFMPMRQAGPFLMGLQTRGDQAGEATALLRQTLDEFIAEGPTAAELQAAQRNLSGGFPLRLDSNKEIVEYLAMLGFYGLPLDWLDRYVERVNAVTVAQVRDAFERRIDPERLVLIRVGGDAGPTGQ